From Neosynechococcus sphagnicola sy1:
AATTCCTCAGCAAAGGCTATATCACGGCGGCTGATCTCGCCCTTGTGGATAAGCACTACCCCCAGGAAGCAGAACCACTTTGGCAAGGTCGTGTGCCCAATACCAAAGGCACCTTGCCCTTGGAACAACGGCGGATACAACTCCAATTTGATTTATGGCAGTTGAGTCTGGCCCATGCCATGCAGGGTATTGTAGACTTTTTAAGCTTGGCCGCTTTACCAGCACAGCGGCAGGGAATTCCCGTTGGGGCGGTGTTTTTCCCTGGTGGCAACCAGAGTATTGGCCAGGGATACGACTCTCGCTTACAACCCTGGGATCGCTTTCCCAAGGGGATTGAGTGGCATCCAATGGTCTACTCTACCTGTGGAGAAGACACCCGCTGTTTGGTGGATGAACTCAATCGTGTGATCCAGCAGGCATCCCCTGGCACCCAAGTGCAACCCGCATTAGCGGGCATCTGGCAGCAGTCGATCCGTGACCACCTGCCCCTGGAAATTCAGATGCAGGCCATCCGGCAGGTGGCTCCCCAAATTAATTCCGTCAGTCATTTTGCCTATTCCTGGCAAGAGCCGAAGTCAGACTCCGATCGCCGCTCCTGTCGGGTGCCCTAGCGACCCATCAAGTTTTTTGAGGAGTTGAAAACCCCTCAAACACTAACCTCCTTGGAACCTCTTGCTCCATCCACTCAAGATTCACCGAGGAAGAGGGAGCTTGAGACACTCGGAAAAGATTATGGCATTCTGGGATCAAGCGGTTGCACTCTAGGGGATCAACTCTCAGCAGATTCTGGGACGGTATGACCATCTATTTCTATAAAGCAGAAGCGGCCTACGGTTGTTTTTCCAACTTTTCCCTCCATGGTATTTATCTTCAGGGGCAATACTGGCCCACGGTGGAGCATTACTATCAGGCACAAAAGTTTGTCGGGACTCCAGACGTTGCCATGACGGCAGTGATTCAGTTAGCTCCCACGCCGATGAAAGCTGCCGCATTGGGGCGCGATCGCGATCGCTGTATTCGGAGTGATTGGGAGCAGGTGAAGTATCCGATCATGTGTCAGGCAGTACTGACCAAGTTTCTCTGCCATCCCGAAATTCAAGGGGTTTTGCTGGCAACAGGAGAGGTAGAATTAGTGGAAAACTCACCGACGGATTACTACTGGGGTTGCGGAGCCGATCGCACAGGACAAAACCAGCTGGGTAACATCCTGATGGGAGTTCGCCAAGAAATTCGAGAGCGCTTACTGCTGGGCTGTCAGCCCTAAATTGGAAACAGCCACTTCATCTCTAGCTTGTAACTCCTAAAGAAGGGTATTTTCCGTCCATCTTGCTACTCAATAGATCAGCAGATTTCCCTGGGGACAGTTGTAGCTGAAAAGCTCAGAAACCTTGTTGTTCTGACCTCAAACGCCATTGACTTGATGTTACAGTTGGGTGCGATCAATGCTCAGATATTTTATGGATGCGTACCCCGTTGTTAGCAAAGAATGGTTTCTTCAGTCAGACTTAGGGATGCACTCCAGACCTCAAGCACTGGGCTTAAAGAATTACCGAGTGCCAGTGGGGGGCGGTGATGGCTGCCTTCGCCCCTATCAACTATGACAGCAGGAGTCAGCAAATGAATCATAAACGGGCATTAATTTCTGGCATTACGGGTCAGGATGGTGCTTATCTAGCGGAATTTCTGCTAGATAAAGGCTACGAAGTTCACGGGATCAAGCGTCGAGCCTCACTATTCAATACCGATCGCATCGACCATCTGTACCAAGATCCCCACGTTGAGAATCGTCGCTTAGTGCTGCACTATGGGGATCTGACTGACTCCACGAACCTGATCCGCATTGTTCAGGATGTGCAGCCCGACGAAATTTATAACCTGGGTGCCCAGAGCCACGTTCAGGTCTCCTTTGAAAGCCCAGAATATACCGCGAATGCGGATGGGATTGGCACCCTACGCCTGCTAGAAGCCATGCGGATTCTGGGACTTGAGCATACAACCCGCTTCTATCAAGCTTCTACCTCTGAACTATACGGCCTGGTTCAGGAAATTCCCCAGACTGAGAAGACGCCATTTTATCCCCGCAGCCCCTACGCCGTCGCGAAGATGTACGCTTACTGGATCACAGTCAACTATCGAGAAGCCTACGGCATGTACGCCTGCAATGGCATCTTGTTTAACCATGAGTCGCCCCTGCGGGGAGAAACCTTTGTCACCCGCAAGATTACCCGTGCCTTATCGCGGATTAAACTAGGTCTGCAAGACTGTCTGTATCTGGGGAATTTAGATGCCCTCCGCGACTGGGGGCACGCCCGCGATTACGTTGAAATGCAATGGCTGATGTTACAACAGCAGCAGCCTGAGGATTTTGTCATTGCCACGGGTCAGCAGTACTCAGTCCGCCAGTTTGTCAGTCGTGCTGCCGATTATCTCGGCATCCCCCTAGACTGGCAAGGCGAGGGCATTGACACCCAGGGGGTGGATCGTCGCAGCGGTAAAACCATTGTTGCTGTGGATGGGCGTTACTTTCGTCCCACAGAAGTTGAAACCCTCCTCGGTGACCCCAGTAAAGCCAAGGAAAAACTCGGTTGGCAGCCCCAAACAAGTTTTGAGCAGTTAGTCGAAGAAATGGTAATCGAAGATTTGAAATTGGCGGAGCGGGATGCTCTGATTTAAAAAAGCGGGATATAAAGCGTTTGATCATCACGAATAATAGTTTACAGATGACGACAACAACGGAGGGCTCGGATGGAACGGCATTCACGGATCTTTGTTGCAGGTCATCGAGGTCTGGTGGGGGGGACAATTGTTCGTGATTTGCAACAGCGTGGCTATACCCAATTACTCACGGCCAGAAGGGATGAACTGGATCTAACCCGTCAAGCCTCGGTGGATCGGTGGATGGCACAACAGCAACCCGAGTATATTTTCTTGGCTGCCGCAAAGGTTGGAGGAATTTATGCAAATAATACCTATCCAGCGGATTTTATTCGTGACAACCTGCAAATTCAGACCCATATAATTGATGCTGCCTACCGCTATGGGTGCAGTAAACTATTGTTCTTAGGGTCTAGCTGTATCTATCCGAAGTTTGCCCCCCAACCGATGCCAGAAGATTGTCTGCTAACGGGGGCACTGGAACCGACCAATGAGTGGTATGCCATTGCCAAAATCGCCGGCATTAAAATGTGTCAGGCATACCGTCAGCAGTATGGTTTCGATGCAATTTGCTTGATGCCAACAAATCTCTACGGCCCTGGGGACAATTTTCATCCCCAGAATAGTCATGTTCTCCCGGCTCTCCTGCGCCGCTTTCAGGAAGCAGCAGAGAGTGCTGCTCCAACGGTAGTCTGCTGGGGGACGGGTGAGCCTCGGCGGGAATTTCTCTATGTTGAGGACTTAGCGGATGCCTGTCACTTTCTGATGCAGTCCTACAGTAGTCCTGATATTGTCAATGTTGGGGTTGGCTCCGATATTTCTATCCGCGAACTGGCAGCGTTGGTTGGGCAGACCGTTGGCTACAAGGGTGCAATTCTCTGGGACAGCAGTAAGCCCGATGGTACCGCCCGAAAACTGATGGATGTATCTCGCCTCAAGGGGTTGGGCTGGCAGGCGCAAACCTCTTTAGCAGAAGGGTTACGCCGCACCCACAACTGGTTTTTGAGCCATCGTCAACAGGAAGCTCGGCTCTAAAATTGTGGGGTAATAGGAGGTTCTACCCCTTTACCAGCTAGTTTCAGCGGGTTGACCAAACAGATGGCTTCCCGGCAGTGTTTGATCGGACTCAAACCAGAACTGTCTGACTAATTCTAAAAACAGAGCCTTTGACATCCCCAGCGTGGAAGCATCGCCCGCCGCTGCACTGTCAAGCAATTGGGTAAAGTTAGCGGCTACCCAGTCCCCTCCCTTGCAGTATGCATCGGCATAATCCTGGACATCCGCAAGGGAGAGATAGCCATCTCCATCCAGATCTAAAATATCGAAAAAGCCCCCTGCGGCCTTGGCGATGAAAGCAATGCCTTCTGAAGGGTGAGCGGCCATCTGCTTAGCAAGCTGCTCGTGTCCCTGAATGAATTCATTGGGAGTCACCTTACCGTCATGGTCAAGATCGCGGCGGGTGTTCTCCCAGTTATAGGTTCGAGCCAGCAGATCAAACAATTCCTGATAGTCCGGTGTCGCTTCTGGAAACTTCCGTTGGGCGATCAGCTTTGCTACCTCTAGGAGATCAGTTTCGTATTCGACAACGCCATCGCTGTTGCGATCCATAAATCGGAAGAGTCTCAGGAACCTTTCTGAGAGGCTCGTTGGCAGCATATTCCAGTCTCTTGAGAATTTTCCATCATTTTACCGCTTACCTGTGATGCTCGGAGAACAGGCTCTGACCATCGCCCTTTCTGATCACAAAAACCTACTAAGTTGAAGGAGGAGACCTGGGTGTACTCCCGGTCAACCGGAGTTGCCAATGGTTAGAGTCGGGTACCAGAAGCGGCGGCAGACGGGAGCCTCATAAAACCTCATAAAACCTCATAAAAGATGTGTTCAGGCAGGGAAAGCATGGATGCCTCTGCGCAGCTGCTCGGTTTCACCATGGGCACTTAAGAGGGCAGCTAACTTACGGCGCATCAACATTCCCGGCTTATCCGTGGAGATGTGCACCTCTGCCCGCAGATCCAGGGGGGCATCGTAGTTCGTTGCTTCTAGCACGGCTCGATCTTCGTTCAGCACGCGGCGTTCAAAGGCGATCGCATCCGCTGCGGGGGTATCTGCCTCGGTGTCATTACGGAAGTAAAACCGCACCACCTGGGTTTGGTCATCGGTAATTGGGGTCGCATACATCACCACGGTATGGATCAGCCCATTGGGCAAGGTCATCTGAGCATACATCCCAAAGGGTAAATACCAGTCAACTTGGCGCTTTAACTGGATGCTGGAGTCGCTGATGTGGACACTCTTTTGCAGTCGCTCGTTGTTGTGGGTGTAGAGGGGCGACTCGAAATAAATGCCTCGCTCCGTCTCCTGGAGGTCGTCGTAGGGCAGCGGCACCGGATTTAGGCGATCGCCGAGGGAACCATTGTGGACAAAATGATGGTGCCCGTGGTCGAAGGCATTTTCCATCAGGCGGAGTCCGCCGCAATTCCAGACCTCGTAAAAGGCGTGAATGATCCGATAGTTGGGATCATGGGCTTCCGAAAAATCAGGAATTACATCCAGTGGCGCTTCGCTGAGGCAAACCCAGACATAACCGTAGCGTTCCTCACAGGGATAGCTGCCCACCCGGTAACTCTCGGGGATGGGGCTTTGGGGCTGCTGGGGTACCACCACACATTGACCGTTGGGGGCAAATTGCCAACCGTGATAGGGACAGCGAATATTGCCATCGACCACGATACCTCGGGAGAGTTTGGACTGCCGATGGCAGCAGGAGTCATAAACCGCCGCAGGTTTACCATTTTGATCCAGCCAGATCACCAGTGGTTCACCGAGCAGGGTAAAGGGCTGCGGCCCTGCGTCTAGATAGCTAAGGGGAATGACCGGATACCAAAATCGGCGGAGGACGGGCTGAGCAGTGGCGAGCATGGCAGGTTTGGGATTGATCTAGCTGGCTAGTAGTGATTCTATACCAGTTAATTGAAACGAACATCTTCCCATTATCTTGCTAATGCGTCGGCGTGGGTTGCACCCTTTCCAGACCTACGATTGCCTAGGTCTCTAGAAGCTTTGCGGACAGGATAAACTGAAGGGGTAGGATAATGACTTTGCGTTACATCAAGTAGTACCCAATGTTGCCTATCAATCGCCGCAGAGAATACCTGTATCATAGCCGATCAACTTTCGGCGGTTGATCTATGATGGTTCTGGTAGAGTGCATTGATTCAGTCAAACTGGTTGTGTACTGCGAGTTCAATCTATATTGCCATCGCCCTTTGACGATTTCAACCCGTAGAGCCTATAAATTGCTACCACAATCTCTAAGCACAGCTTCGTCCCTTGTCTGCAAATCGCAGGGAGCGTAACGACTCAAATCAGCGGCGGCAGTTCCCTTTCGCAATGCATTGGCGATGTTCGTCCGTCCGCTGCATTTGAATTGTTGGACTGCTTATGCTACGACTATTGCAGCGTTTTTTATCAGGTGATGTTGGCTCAAAATGTAAAACCATTATTTGCTCTGGTCGTAACCCTAACGACTCGTAGGTTCGCCCGTTGCGATCGCTGAACTCAACTTCAAACGCCGTGCCATTTGCTAATATCTCAACCACAGTCCCTACCTGACCTCGCCACAGGTTGTATTGAGGTAGATCAACCGTCAAAGCCACAACATCCAACAACTTGGCTGTACTATTCATCAGATTACCTCCACTCACTACAGGGGATAACAGGTCGTTAATCTTGGAATCTCCGAGCCATGCTCGATGATCCAGCCACTCCGTAGGATTCCACTTCTATTTTGCCATTCGATTGTGAAATCTAAGGTGTAGCGTTGACCAAACGCGTCTTGCCTCCCCAGATTGGCTTCTTGACCTTTAGAGGATGTTTTAAAAGGGTCGTCTTGAGCCTCAAATACGACTCAGTGGTGCAATCTAAAATCCATAAACCCTGATTCTGTCGTAGCGGTCTCTAGGTGGTCTGAGTGGTTGGATACACCCAGGAAGACTTTTAAAACATCCTCTTAACGACCTCCAACAGAATTTGACGCAATTCTTCGGCATTATCAGTAGTCATCCCAAGAATTGAGGAAAAAAGCCGAGCTTTGTGTTTCCCATCGTCGTGTTCTGGATTTAGGCAATAGTCACGAAGTTTACGAATATCAACCACAGCTTTTTCGGCATTTGGAATGGGCATAGAAGGAACGCTACTGATGAGCGATCTCAAGGTTATCTCGAAACCAGATAATTCTTGAAACTACCTTGGTGCTTTACGCCAACCGTTGGAGATCGCCTCTGACTCTGAGCAAAACCATCTCTCTCCAGTTACTGGATCAATAACAGTTGACTTGTAATCTTGCATACCTGGAAGGTGATACAACTTGTTTCCTGCCTCAATTGAAATATTGCCTTTAATCACACAACCGGGCTGCGTAATAGACGTGATTGGCGAGGGAGAACGGCTACGACTAAACTGCATTGTAATCAAAGCGATGGCAGCTAGAATGACAACACCAACAAAAGTTTCGAGCAAACTACCTTTTCTGTTTTTCCTTTTAGTAGGCAAAGGTTGAGGTACAACACCTTTAATAGAGGCTCTGGCAGCACGTATCTTACCATCAGGCTCAGCAACTTTCTCGTATAGGATCGTGTCTCCAACCTTTGGACGAAGACTTGCACCTTTCAGCGCACTGATATGCAAAAAAACTTCTTTTACACCATTATCTGGCTTAATGAAACCAAAGCCTCTGTCATCCTTCCAAGTTGTTAGTTGCCCCTTCTGTAAAGCAGGTTTCATGCAATAGCCTCATGGTGATACCCATTTTGTAGTTTGCCCAAACGCAATCGCCTCACCAACACCCTCAAAACCGTGCCACACAGACAATCTCAAAGCAGGTTAGTCTTTGATGCCCATAGGTAATATTGCTGTACCGTCCCAACCGGGATATGAAGCAGCCCAACGACCAAATTGAGCGACAGCAAACAACCTTGAACTTCCACATCGGCAGCTTGCATCTGTCCACTCCAATGATTTGTTAGCTGAGAGACACACCGATCACTCCCCAACTAAGCCTCACAAATCGCCTCCTGAGCGTTTTCGGATGAGCGATCGCCCTTTGACGATTTCAACCCGTAGTACCTACAAATCTCTACGACCAGCGATCGCCCTTTGACGATATCAACCCGTAGAGTCTATAAATCCCGACCAAAATCTGTAAGTACAGCCTACTCCGTTGTCTGCAAATTGCAGGACGTGTAACATAGTCGTCAGCGTCTTGAAATTCCCAAGGAAAAACACGTGTGACTACGTGTTTGTAACCGAGGTAAACGCAATTCGGTAGGTAGACTAGTTGAACGAAGGGAGAAGATTCAAATTCTTTCTTAATAAAACACTCTCCGGGTGATGGCAAAAGCCAAGGTAATAAACCAAAGCCAGAAAACTGATGATTAACTATTTCTTCGAGGTTTTTTATCGCCTCTAGGGCAAGCTGTCGATCGTTAAGCTCGGTTGTTAAATTGAAGTGAAGTGCGTTGTTCCGCTTCTCATTTAAGAGCCGGAAGCTTATTGTTGCCTCGGCCGTTAGAACACCCCACTCCGCCAAGGTGTCGATTACAAGCGGCCAATAATCGAAGGACTTTTTTCGGTAGACCATTTTGTACACAGGGTGACTTTTGTAGCAATCTCGTAACCCAATGATGAGGTGGTTAAGAATGCGCTCACCTAGAGCACAAGCGGCGGTTAGCGCTGGATAGTATTGGCCGAAAACAAACGCATGCCGGGATTGAGAAAGAAATCGATTATGATAGGCGACAACGGAAAACGGCTTCGGTCCAAGCGCCTTAAAATTTTCAAGCTTTGCGTCAAAACTATCTTCTCCGTACTCGGCCCTAAGCCGAGCAATTGTTCGCTCTTGGTTCTGAAGGTGCAATTCTTTGACATGATCCTCCCAGTGCTGCTGAATAGGATCAAACGTGAGA
This genomic window contains:
- a CDS encoding NADAR family protein — its product is MTIYFYKAEAAYGCFSNFSLHGIYLQGQYWPTVEHYYQAQKFVGTPDVAMTAVIQLAPTPMKAAALGRDRDRCIRSDWEQVKYPIMCQAVLTKFLCHPEIQGVLLATGEVELVENSPTDYYWGCGADRTGQNQLGNILMGVRQEIRERLLLGCQP
- the gmd gene encoding GDP-mannose 4,6-dehydratase; the encoded protein is MNHKRALISGITGQDGAYLAEFLLDKGYEVHGIKRRASLFNTDRIDHLYQDPHVENRRLVLHYGDLTDSTNLIRIVQDVQPDEIYNLGAQSHVQVSFESPEYTANADGIGTLRLLEAMRILGLEHTTRFYQASTSELYGLVQEIPQTEKTPFYPRSPYAVAKMYAYWITVNYREAYGMYACNGILFNHESPLRGETFVTRKITRALSRIKLGLQDCLYLGNLDALRDWGHARDYVEMQWLMLQQQQPEDFVIATGQQYSVRQFVSRAADYLGIPLDWQGEGIDTQGVDRRSGKTIVAVDGRYFRPTEVETLLGDPSKAKEKLGWQPQTSFEQLVEEMVIEDLKLAERDALI
- the fcl gene encoding GDP-L-fucose synthase; translated protein: MERHSRIFVAGHRGLVGGTIVRDLQQRGYTQLLTARRDELDLTRQASVDRWMAQQQPEYIFLAAAKVGGIYANNTYPADFIRDNLQIQTHIIDAAYRYGCSKLLFLGSSCIYPKFAPQPMPEDCLLTGALEPTNEWYAIAKIAGIKMCQAYRQQYGFDAICLMPTNLYGPGDNFHPQNSHVLPALLRRFQEAAESAAPTVVCWGTGEPRREFLYVEDLADACHFLMQSYSSPDIVNVGVGSDISIRELAALVGQTVGYKGAILWDSSKPDGTARKLMDVSRLKGLGWQAQTSLAEGLRRTHNWFLSHRQQEARL
- a CDS encoding EF-hand domain-containing protein, with product MDRNSDGVVEYETDLLEVAKLIAQRKFPEATPDYQELFDLLARTYNWENTRRDLDHDGKVTPNEFIQGHEQLAKQMAAHPSEGIAFIAKAAGGFFDILDLDGDGYLSLADVQDYADAYCKGGDWVAANFTQLLDSAAAGDASTLGMSKALFLELVRQFWFESDQTLPGSHLFGQPAETSW
- a CDS encoding aromatic ring-hydroxylating oxygenase subunit alpha, which encodes MLATAQPVLRRFWYPVIPLSYLDAGPQPFTLLGEPLVIWLDQNGKPAAVYDSCCHRQSKLSRGIVVDGNIRCPYHGWQFAPNGQCVVVPQQPQSPIPESYRVGSYPCEERYGYVWVCLSEAPLDVIPDFSEAHDPNYRIIHAFYEVWNCGGLRLMENAFDHGHHHFVHNGSLGDRLNPVPLPYDDLQETERGIYFESPLYTHNNERLQKSVHISDSSIQLKRQVDWYLPFGMYAQMTLPNGLIHTVVMYATPITDDQTQVVRFYFRNDTEADTPAADAIAFERRVLNEDRAVLEATNYDAPLDLRAEVHISTDKPGMLMRRKLAALLSAHGETEQLRRGIHAFPA
- a CDS encoding DUF4926 domain-containing protein — translated: MNSTAKLLDVVALTVDLPQYNLWRGQVGTVVEILANGTAFEVEFSDRNGRTYESLGLRPEQIMVLHFEPTSPDKKRCNSRSISSPTIQMQRTDEHRQCIAKGNCRR
- a CDS encoding DUF6883 domain-containing protein, with protein sequence MPIPNAEKAVVDIRKLRDYCLNPEHDDGKHKARLFSSILGMTTDNAEELRQILLEVVKRMF
- a CDS encoding cold shock domain-containing protein gives rise to the protein MKPALQKGQLTTWKDDRGFGFIKPDNGVKEVFLHISALKGASLRPKVGDTILYEKVAEPDGKIRAARASIKGVVPQPLPTKRKNRKGSLLETFVGVVILAAIALITMQFSRSRSPSPITSITQPGCVIKGNISIEAGNKLYHLPGMQDYKSTVIDPVTGERWFCSESEAISNGWRKAPR